Proteins from a genomic interval of Sparus aurata chromosome 21, fSpaAur1.1, whole genome shotgun sequence:
- the gpsm2 gene encoding G-protein-signaling modulator 2 isoform X2: MEVSCLELALEGERLCKVGDYRAGVSFFEAAIQVGTEDLQVLSAIYSQLGNAYFHLHDYAKALEFHRHDLTLTRTIGDLLGEAKASGNLGNTLKVLGRFDEAVVCCQRHLDIARDISDKVGQARALYNFGNVYHAKGKSICWSGAEPGDFPEEVMMALRKAAEYYEANLAIVKELGDRAAQGRTYGNLGNTHYLLGNFRRAVASHEQRLLIAKEFGDRSAERRAYCNLGNAYIFLGEFEVAAEHYKRTLQLARQLKDRAVEAQACYSLGNTYTLLQDYERAIDYHLKHLIIAQDLNDRIGEGRACWSLGNAHTALGNHDQAMHFAEKHLEICRETGDRSGELTARMNVSDLQTVLGLSYSTNNSTLSENKEVDYNQHGARPRMSRRHSMENLELMKLTPDKMNGQKWNSDILTKQSKPSLAKTSSKLFFVNRLRGKKYKTGGSTKVLQDTSNTLDTSQTPAQGPQKRLSPDMLGDEGFFDLLSRFQSNRMDDQRCSIQDKGSRLSLNSGPESPPRAIRKSVSESANVSGAQGRRLEESSAAAGGSLPGLRLNQNSSQAVLSHLMANADSAEPDDDFFDMLVKCQGSRLDDQRCAPPPPPVRGPTVPDEDFFSLIMRSQAKRMDEQRVTLPSAANAAARPGSN; encoded by the exons ATGGAGGTGTCCTGCCTGGAGCTGGCGTTGGAGGGCGAGCGGCTCTGTAAGGTGGGCGACTACAGAGCAGGCGTCTCCTTCTTTGAAGCTGCCATCCAGGTGGGCACGGAGGACCTGCAGGTACTCAGTGCCATCTACAGCCAGCTGGGCAATGCCTACTTCCACCTGCATGACTATGCCAAGGCCCTGGAGTTCCACCGGCATGACCTCACCTTGACCAG gACGATTGGTGACCTGCTGGGAGAGGCCAAAGCCAGTGGAAACCTTGGCAACACATTAAAGGTGCTGGGGCGGTTCGACGAGGCCGTGGTTTGCTGTCAGAGGCACTTGGACATAGCACGAGACATCAGTGACAAG GTGGGTCAGGCGCGAGCTCTGTATAACTTCGGGAATGTGTACCATGCCAAAGGCAAAAGTATCTGCTGGAGTGGAGCTGAGCCCGGAGATTTCCCAGAGGAGGTGATGATGGCTCTGAGGAAGGCAGCCGAGTACTATGA GGCGAACTTGGCGATAGTGAAGGAGCTCGGAGATCGCGCCGCTCAGGGTCGAACCTACGGGAACCTCGGCAACACACACTACTTGTTGGGAAACTTTCGCAGGGCTGTAGCTTCTCACGAGCAG CGATTGCTCATAGCAAAGGAATTTGGCGACCGCTCGGCAGAGAGACGGGCTTACTGCAACCTGGGGAACGCCTATATCTTTTTGGGGGAGTTTGAAGTGGCAGCTGAGCACTACAA gaGGACGCTGCAGCTGGCGAGGCAGCTGAAGGATCGAGCCGTGGAGGCCCAGGCCTGCTACAGTCTGGGCAACACCTACACACTTCTCCAGGATTATGAGAGAGCCATAGACTACCACCTCAAACACTTAATCATAGCCCAGGACCTCAATGACAG GATTGGGGAAGGTCGTGCATGCTGGAGTCTTGGAAATGCTCACACTGCACTGGGGAACCATGACCAAGCAATGCACTTTGCTGAGAAACACCTGGAGATCTGCAGAGAG aCTGGAGACAGGAGCGGGGAGCTGACGGCTCGTATGAACGTTTCTGATCTCCAGACGGTTCTGGGTCTGAGTTACAGCACGAATAACTCCACTCTGTCAGAGAATAAGGAAGTCGACTACAACCAGCACG GAGCGAGGCCCAGGATGAGCAGACGACACAGCATGGAGAACCTGGAGCTGATGAAGCTCACTCCAGACAAGATGAAT GGTCAGAAGTGGAACAGTGACATCCTGACCAAACAGTCCAAACCGTCGCTGGCTAAGACCTCCTCCAAGCTGTTCTTTGTCAACCGCCTGCGTGGGAAGAAGTACAAGACTGGTGGCTCCACTAAAGTCCTCCAGGACACCAGCAACACGCTGGACACCAGCCAGACGCCAGCTCAGGGACCACAGAAG CGACTCAGCCCCGACATGCTCGGAGACGAGGGCTTCTTTGACCTGCTGAGCCGCTTCCAGAGCAACCGTATGGACGACCAGCGCTGTTCAATACAGGATAAGGGCAGCAGGTTATCATTAAACAGTGGTCCAGAGTCGCCACCCAGAGCTATCAGGAAAT CTGTATCGGAGTCGGCCAATGTCTCGGGCGCCCAGGGTCGGCGGTTAGAGGAGTcgtcagcagcagctggaggaagcCTGCCCGGCCTCAGGCTCAATCAAAACAGCAGCCAGGCCGTGCTCAGCCACCTGATGGCCAACGCTGACAGCGCTGAGCCTGACGACGACTTCTTCGATATGCTTGTCAAGTGCCAG